From the bacterium genome, one window contains:
- the trxA gene encoding thioredoxin: MSESVIEITDATFNIEVLQSDKPVLVDFWAEWCMPCRFVAPVVENVAHEFAARIKVGKVNVDDNPTVAEAYSISSIPTLLLFKDGRIVDTVVGAVPRDQIVKVVNKHLTPAAV, translated from the coding sequence ATGAGTGAATCGGTCATTGAGATCACGGATGCCACTTTTAACATCGAGGTCTTGCAGTCGGACAAGCCGGTGCTGGTGGACTTTTGGGCGGAATGGTGCATGCCCTGCCGGTTTGTGGCGCCGGTGGTTGAAAACGTGGCCCATGAATTTGCCGCCCGGATCAAAGTGGGCAAAGTCAATGTGGACGATAATCCCACGGTTGCCGAGGCGTACAGCATCAGCAGCATTCCAACTCTGCTGTTATTTAAGGACGGCCGCATCGTCGACACCGTGGTCGGCGCTGTGCCGAGGGACCAGATCGTTAAAGTCGTTAACAAACATTTGACGCCTGCCGCTGTCTGA
- a CDS encoding OsmC family protein yields the protein MRVEIKQSQGLTLTAAADSQHSVIMDVARTAGGNDEGPRPMELVLMGLGGCTAMDVLTILQKKRIVLDDFEMHLEAERSEEHPKVFTGIRIQFIFYGDAIPREAVEKAIELSETKYCSVSAMLKKTARITTEYEIRAPKAERERHE from the coding sequence ATGCGTGTGGAAATCAAACAAAGTCAGGGCCTGACGTTGACCGCCGCTGCTGACTCGCAGCATTCGGTGATCATGGATGTTGCCCGTACGGCAGGGGGCAACGATGAAGGACCCCGTCCTATGGAACTAGTGCTGATGGGGCTGGGCGGTTGTACGGCCATGGACGTGCTCACCATCCTGCAGAAGAAAAGAATCGTGTTGGATGACTTTGAAATGCACCTCGAAGCGGAACGCAGCGAGGAACATCCCAAAGTGTTCACCGGTATCCGCATCCAGTTCATCTTTTATGGCGACGCCATCCCGCGGGAGGCGGTGGAAAAAGCCATCGAACTTTCGGAGACCAAGTACTGCTCGGTTTCCGCCATGCTCAAGAAAACCGCAAGAATTACCACCGAATATGAGATCAGAGCGCCCAAGGCAGAAAGGGAACGCCATGAGTGA
- a CDS encoding TlpA family protein disulfide reductase, producing MKRIAWSLMLALFTITACGQKENASAKVGEAKMKLQTMDGKTVTLEDFRGKVLIIDIWDTWCPPCRMEIPHFIDLYKTYKGKGLEIIGAAIGREGKDAVVKFIKDNGVNYINVQATEELLRTYGPIQGIPTTLVLDKKGGVYKKYVGYQDRSVFENDIQTLLKK from the coding sequence ATGAAAAGAATCGCCTGGTCCTTGATGCTGGCGCTGTTTACCATCACCGCCTGCGGACAGAAAGAAAACGCCTCGGCCAAAGTCGGCGAAGCTAAAATGAAGCTGCAGACCATGGACGGCAAAACCGTGACCCTGGAGGACTTTCGCGGCAAGGTGTTGATTATCGACATCTGGGACACTTGGTGTCCTCCCTGCCGAATGGAGATCCCGCACTTTATCGATCTCTATAAAACATACAAAGGCAAGGGGTTGGAGATCATCGGCGCTGCCATCGGACGCGAAGGCAAGGACGCCGTGGTCAAGTTCATCAAGGACAACGGCGTGAACTATATCAATGTGCAGGCGACCGAAGAGCTGCTCAGGACTTATGGTCCGATCCAGGGCATTCCCACCACCCTGGTGCTCGATAAAAAAGGCGGCGTGTACAAAAAGTATGTGGGCTATCAGGATCGTTCGGTGTTTGAAAACGACATTCAGACGTTGTTAAAAAAATAA